One window from the genome of Hyperolius riggenbachi isolate aHypRig1 chromosome 6, aHypRig1.pri, whole genome shotgun sequence encodes:
- the LOC137523017 gene encoding indolethylamine N-methyltransferase-like, whose protein sequence is MAFKEDTVTFPMEQLHNAFKMGCINGEILTDISAGPQIHHLYSACEFFQEIILMRPTEKCIMEIMKWKDDRTGAFCWGHTTAHVNNLEGRSDQCEEKEMKLKSSITHIVKFDPETETLTDLIGVPQADCVITFSFLDMICKDKEDYLRNLRKMLTLLKPGGHLILLGALNASYYMVGQHKFHVFTYDETFVRNALIAEGLTVLQCQVTPKKSESHLADHDGVLFLTAFKK, encoded by the exons GCTGTATAAATGGGGAGATCTTGACTGATATCAGTGCCGGCCCACAAATTCATCATCTCTATTCGGCTTGTGAGTTCTTCCAAGAGATTATCCTGATGAGGCCCACTGAGAAGTGCATCATGGAGATAATGAAGTGGAAGGATGATCGTACCGGAGCTTTCTGCTGGGGGCACACGACTGCACATGTTAACAACTTAGAAGGAAGAAG TGACCAATGTGAGGAGAAAGAGATGAAGCTGAAGTCATCCATTACGCACATTGTAAAATTTGACCCAGAGACAGAAACTCTAACAGACCTGATAGGTGTTCCTCAGGCCGACTGTGTCATCACCTTTTCATTTTTGGATATGATCTGCAAAGATAAAGAGGACTACCTGAGAAACCTGAGAAAGATGTTAACGCTTTTGAAACCAGGAGGTCACCTGATCTTACTTGGGGCATTAAACGCCTCCTATTACATGGTTGGGCAGCACAAGTTCCATGTTTTCACATATGATGAAACTTTTGTGAGAAATGCACTCATAGCAGAAGGATTGACCGTTCTCCAATGTCAAGTTACCCCAAAGAAATCTGAAAGTCATTTAGCTGACCATGATGGTGTCCTGTTCCTGACAGCTTTTAAAAAATAG